A window from Streptomyces sp. NBC_00299 encodes these proteins:
- a CDS encoding aldo/keto reductase: MKYRTIGTAPNTRREVSVLALGAMLFGSRTDEETSFAVLDRYVEAGGTFIDTSDNYAFWEDGGQGGQSEELLGRWRRSRGVGDEIVIATKLGARPLAPGTGYIDNAEGLSAKVIRESAERSRDRLGVARLDLLYAHIEDQQVPLQETVEGFAELVAEGTVGLLGVSNHATWRVERARALAAAAGLPGYEVLQYAHSHLRPRLDVPEGLFPDGSLGHAGPDLLSYLRAEPGLTLVAYSPLLKGAYTRPDVALPGDFDHPGTPARLKVLREVAQETGATVNQVVLAWQIGAELPIVPLVGASSVAQLEESLAAVDLELTADQRARLDGAH, encoded by the coding sequence ATGAAGTACCGCACCATAGGCACCGCCCCGAACACCCGCCGCGAGGTGAGCGTCCTCGCGCTCGGCGCGATGCTGTTCGGCTCCCGCACCGACGAGGAGACCTCCTTCGCCGTCCTCGACCGCTATGTCGAGGCGGGCGGAACCTTCATCGACACCTCCGACAACTACGCCTTCTGGGAGGACGGCGGTCAGGGCGGACAGAGCGAGGAACTGCTCGGCCGGTGGCGCCGCAGCCGGGGCGTCGGCGACGAGATCGTCATCGCCACCAAGCTCGGCGCCCGCCCGCTGGCCCCCGGTACCGGCTACATCGACAACGCGGAGGGCCTGTCGGCGAAGGTGATCCGCGAGTCCGCCGAACGCAGCCGCGACCGGCTCGGCGTGGCCAGGCTGGACCTGCTCTACGCCCACATCGAGGACCAGCAGGTCCCCCTCCAGGAGACCGTCGAGGGGTTCGCCGAACTGGTCGCCGAGGGCACGGTCGGGCTGCTCGGCGTCAGCAACCACGCCACCTGGCGGGTCGAGCGGGCCCGCGCCCTCGCCGCCGCGGCGGGCCTGCCCGGCTACGAGGTGCTCCAGTACGCCCACAGCCACTTGCGGCCCCGCCTCGATGTCCCCGAGGGCCTGTTCCCCGACGGCAGCCTCGGCCACGCCGGCCCCGACCTGCTCAGCTACCTGCGCGCCGAGCCGGGCCTCACGCTGGTCGCCTACTCGCCGCTGCTCAAGGGCGCCTACACCCGCCCGGACGTCGCGCTGCCCGGCGACTTCGACCACCCGGGCACCCCGGCCCGCCTGAAGGTGCTCCGCGAGGTCGCGCAGGAGACCGGCGCCACCGTCAACCAGGTCGTCCTGGCCTGGCAGATCGGCGCCGAGCTGCCGATCGTCCCGCTGGTCGGAGCGTCCTCCGTGGCCCAGCTGGAGGAGAGCCTGGCCGCCGTGGACCTGGAGCTGACCGCCGACCAGCGGGCCCGGCTCGACGGGGCCCACTGA
- a CDS encoding NUDIX domain-containing protein yields MTAGIDTPDRRGRTGLDRAGRDLTGNPRIKVRDVQLLSSHWYVERATTFDFQHADGTWSTQQRETHDRGNGATMLLYDAERETVLLTRQFRFPVYVNGHPDGMLVETPGGLLDDDDEHPEIAVRREVVEETGHTIGEVRHVFDVYMSPGSVTERVSFYAAAYGPSTRTHEGGGLDEEGEDIEIVELPFRRALEMVRSGEIADAKTIMLLQWAALDGPFAK; encoded by the coding sequence ATGACCGCCGGCATCGACACCCCCGACCGCCGTGGCCGCACCGGACTCGACCGGGCGGGCCGGGACCTGACCGGCAATCCGCGCATCAAGGTGCGGGACGTGCAACTCCTGTCCAGCCACTGGTACGTCGAGCGCGCGACGACTTTCGACTTCCAGCACGCCGACGGCACCTGGAGCACCCAGCAGCGCGAGACGCACGACCGCGGCAACGGCGCGACCATGCTGCTGTACGACGCCGAACGCGAAACCGTCCTGCTCACCCGCCAGTTCCGCTTTCCGGTGTACGTCAACGGCCACCCCGACGGCATGCTCGTCGAGACGCCGGGCGGGCTGCTCGACGACGATGACGAACACCCGGAGATCGCGGTACGGCGCGAGGTCGTGGAGGAGACCGGGCACACCATCGGCGAGGTCCGGCACGTCTTCGACGTCTACATGAGCCCCGGCTCGGTCACCGAGCGCGTCAGTTTCTACGCCGCCGCCTACGGCCCCTCGACCCGCACCCACGAGGGCGGTGGCCTGGACGAGGAGGGCGAGGACATCGAGATCGTCGAGCTGCCCTTCCGCCGGGCCCTGGAGATGGTCCGCAGCGGGGAGATCGCCGACGCCAAGACGATCATGCTGCTGCAGTGGGCGGCGCTGGACGGCCCGTTCGCCAAGTGA
- a CDS encoding HIT family protein produces MTTVFSRIIDGELPARFVWQDPHATAFLSIAPLTPGHTLVVPRREVDQWTQVDGDLLSHCMQVAQAVGQGVQRAWDAPRAGLLIAGFEVPHLHIHVAPMWGLGDLNFAHAKPEEDMSALDEAADKLRTALSDLGFEHAVPPGA; encoded by the coding sequence ATGACCACCGTCTTCTCCCGCATCATCGACGGAGAGCTTCCCGCCCGGTTCGTCTGGCAGGACCCGCACGCGACGGCGTTCCTGTCCATCGCGCCGCTGACGCCCGGCCACACCCTCGTCGTGCCCCGGCGTGAGGTCGACCAGTGGACGCAGGTCGACGGTGACCTGCTGTCCCACTGCATGCAGGTGGCCCAGGCCGTCGGCCAGGGCGTGCAGCGGGCCTGGGACGCTCCGCGGGCCGGGCTGCTCATCGCCGGATTCGAGGTGCCCCACCTGCACATTCATGTGGCGCCCATGTGGGGTCTTGGCGACCTGAACTTCGCCCATGCCAAGCCGGAGGAGGACATGTCGGCACTGGACGAGGCGGCCGACAAACTCCGCACCGCCCTGAGCGACCTCGGCTTCGAGCATGCCGTGCCGCCGGGGGCCTGA
- a CDS encoding DUF309 domain-containing protein yields the protein MGSTSSGHQAEARDRDSEGRARNARPRDGLGRPLPYDADGVDRQPEGVVRTPEQTVAEAQELLDAGKPFHAHEVFEDAWKAGPEGERALWRGLAQLAVGLTHSARGNVTGGPRLLRRGAGAVEEWASGAGERTPYGMDLAGLSAWARELAGGVEESGEAVDARGRAPRLRGGA from the coding sequence ATGGGCAGCACATCGTCAGGACACCAGGCCGAAGCGCGGGACCGGGACAGCGAGGGGCGGGCACGCAACGCACGGCCCCGGGACGGTCTCGGGCGCCCCCTGCCGTACGACGCGGACGGCGTCGACCGCCAGCCCGAGGGCGTCGTACGCACGCCGGAGCAGACCGTCGCCGAGGCGCAGGAGCTGCTGGACGCGGGGAAGCCGTTCCATGCGCATGAGGTGTTCGAGGACGCCTGGAAGGCGGGGCCGGAGGGAGAGCGGGCGCTGTGGCGGGGGCTGGCGCAGCTCGCGGTGGGGCTCACGCACTCGGCGCGGGGGAACGTGACGGGCGGGCCGCGGCTGCTGCGGCGGGGCGCCGGGGCCGTGGAGGAGTGGGCGTCCGGAGCCGGGGAGCGGACACCGTACGGGATGGATCTCGCGGGGCTGAGCGCATGGGCGCGGGAGCTGGCGGGGGGCGTGGAGGAGAGCGGGGAGGCCGTGGACGCGCGAGGGCGGGCGCCGAGGCTACGGGGCGGGGCGTAG
- the cobF gene encoding precorrin-6A synthase (deacetylating): MRKIHVIGIGAGDPEQLTLQAVRALRSADVFFILDKGEVKSDLTQLRRDMLDAHIPEGTYRVVEARDPERDRSAGGTAYSPAVGDWRSARAGIYEQLIAEELGEDETGAFLVWGDPALYDSTLGILEEVLDKGAVAFEYDVVPGISSVSALVARHRTGLNRVARPVQITTGRRLAEGFPDGVDDVVVMLDAHQTFRQYADQDIDIYWGAYIGTPDEILASGPIAETAPRIESLRAEARERKGWIMDTYLLRRNP, from the coding sequence GTGCGAAAGATTCATGTCATCGGTATCGGCGCGGGCGACCCTGAGCAGCTGACGTTGCAGGCGGTCAGGGCGCTGCGGAGTGCGGACGTGTTCTTCATCCTCGACAAGGGCGAGGTGAAGTCGGACCTCACGCAGTTGCGCCGGGACATGCTGGACGCGCACATACCGGAGGGGACGTACCGGGTGGTCGAGGCCCGGGACCCCGAGCGGGACCGGTCCGCCGGCGGTACCGCGTACTCCCCCGCCGTCGGTGACTGGCGCAGTGCGCGCGCCGGGATCTACGAGCAGCTGATCGCCGAGGAGCTGGGCGAGGACGAGACCGGGGCGTTCCTGGTGTGGGGCGACCCCGCGCTGTACGACAGCACGCTCGGGATCCTGGAGGAGGTCCTGGACAAGGGCGCCGTGGCCTTCGAGTACGACGTCGTCCCCGGCATCAGCAGCGTCTCCGCACTGGTCGCCCGCCACCGGACGGGACTCAACCGGGTCGCCCGCCCCGTACAGATCACCACCGGCCGCCGCCTTGCAGAAGGCTTCCCCGACGGCGTGGACGACGTCGTCGTGATGCTCGACGCCCACCAGACCTTCCGGCAGTACGCCGACCAGGACATCGACATCTACTGGGGCGCCTACATCGGCACCCCGGACGAGATCCTCGCCTCGGGCCCGATCGCCGAGACCGCACCACGCATCGAGAGCCTGCGCGCGGAGGCACGGGAGCGCAAGGGTTGGATCATGGACACGTATTTGCTGCGCCGGAATCCGTAG
- a CDS encoding cobalt-precorrin-6A reductase, protein MSPRHVLILGGTTEARELAAALAAHPGVRVTTSLAGRVARPGAVAGDVRVGGFGGAEGLADWLRAEHVDTVVDATHPFAESITANAVRAATATGVPSLVLRRPGWRPGPGDRWHEVASLDEAAALLPSLAHRVFLTTGRLGLAVFAHLTDLRFVVRSVDPPEPPMPPHTEVLLSRGPFTLADESALLRDHRIDTLVTKDSGGTATAAKLTAARQLALPVVLVRRPPLPEGVEPVPDVAGALERLGFSL, encoded by the coding sequence ATGTCCCCCCGCCACGTGCTGATCCTCGGCGGCACCACCGAGGCCCGCGAGCTCGCCGCCGCGCTGGCGGCGCACCCCGGCGTCCGCGTCACCACCTCGCTCGCGGGGCGCGTGGCACGGCCGGGCGCGGTCGCGGGGGACGTACGCGTCGGGGGCTTCGGCGGCGCGGAGGGGCTGGCCGACTGGCTGCGCGCCGAGCACGTGGACACCGTCGTCGACGCCACGCACCCGTTCGCCGAGTCGATCACCGCTAACGCGGTCCGCGCCGCCACGGCGACCGGCGTACCGTCGCTGGTCCTGCGCCGGCCCGGCTGGCGCCCCGGCCCCGGGGACCGCTGGCACGAGGTCGCGTCGCTCGACGAGGCCGCGGCCCTCCTGCCCAGCCTCGCTCACCGCGTCTTCCTGACCACCGGCCGCCTGGGCCTCGCGGTCTTCGCCCACCTCACGGACCTGCGTTTCGTCGTACGCTCCGTCGACCCGCCCGAGCCACCGATGCCCCCGCACACCGAAGTGCTCCTGTCCCGCGGCCCGTTCACGCTCGCCGATGAGTCGGCCCTCCTACGCGACCACCGCATCGACACCCTCGTGACGAAGGACAGCGGCGGCACGGCAACCGCGGCCAAACTCACAGCCGCCCGCCAACTCGCCCTACCCGTCGTGCTCGTACGCCGCCCGCCACTCCCGGAGGGCGTGGAGCCGGTGCCGGATGTGGCGGGGGCGCTGGAGCGGCTCGGCTTCAGCCTGTGA
- a CDS encoding HAD-IIA family hydrolase — protein sequence MESVRGVESLRAVLIDIDGVLTVSWQPLPGAVEALREIREAGLGVALVTNTTSRTRASIARTLADAGFPVSAEDILTAPAVTAAYLAEHCPGARCVLLNSGDIAEDLDGIAIVGDDEDGSEGDGSGGRSVPDVVVVGGAGPEFGYAALNRAFGHLQRGARLVAMHRNLYWRTDDGLQLDTGAFLVGLEKAARVEAEITGKPSAAFFEAALAHVGVGAGEAVMVGDDVESDVLAAQRAGVRGVLVRTGKYLPETHRAASGTPDDVIDSFADLPALLRELRGSAQQ from the coding sequence ATGGAATCCGTACGTGGCGTGGAGTCCCTGCGTGCTGTCCTGATCGACATCGACGGGGTCCTCACCGTCTCGTGGCAGCCGCTGCCGGGTGCCGTCGAGGCGCTGCGGGAGATCCGCGAGGCCGGGCTCGGTGTCGCGCTGGTCACGAACACGACCTCGCGGACCCGGGCGTCGATCGCGCGGACGCTGGCGGACGCCGGGTTCCCGGTGTCCGCCGAGGACATCCTGACCGCGCCCGCCGTCACCGCCGCGTATCTGGCGGAGCACTGTCCGGGGGCGCGGTGTGTGCTGCTGAACAGCGGGGACATCGCGGAGGACCTGGACGGAATCGCCATCGTCGGAGATGACGAGGACGGGAGCGAAGGCGACGGCTCGGGCGGCCGGTCCGTTCCGGACGTCGTGGTCGTCGGGGGCGCCGGGCCCGAGTTCGGCTATGCGGCGCTGAACCGGGCCTTCGGGCATCTGCAGCGCGGGGCGCGGCTGGTGGCCATGCACCGGAACCTTTACTGGCGTACCGATGACGGGTTGCAGCTGGACACCGGCGCGTTCCTGGTCGGTCTGGAGAAGGCGGCGCGGGTCGAGGCGGAGATCACGGGGAAGCCGTCGGCCGCGTTCTTCGAGGCGGCCCTCGCACATGTGGGGGTGGGCGCGGGCGAGGCGGTGATGGTCGGGGACGACGTCGAGTCCGATGTGCTGGCGGCGCAGCGGGCCGGGGTGCGGGGCGTGCTGGTCAGGACCGGGAAGTATCTGCCGGAAACGCACCGGGCCGCGAGCGGCACGCCCGACGATGTGATCGACTCCTTCGCCGATCTGCCCGCCCTGCTGAGGGAACTGCGGGGGTCAGCGCAGCAGTAG
- a CDS encoding sulfite exporter TauE/SafE family protein yields the protein MDTMTLWHTTGWEFAALAFAALLVGFSKTAVSGANTVSLAIFAAVLPARASTGVLLPILIAGDVLAVLTYRRHAHWPTLWRLFPAVAAGVVFGTLFLVRADDGIVRTSIGAILLMMAGVTVWRRRTAEQEAEPDSVTSRAGRVKARSYGVLGGFTTMVANAGGPVMSMYLLSAGFRKLGFLGTSAFFFLIVNVSKVPFSAGLGLIDGSSLLLDAALVLFVVPGAFLGKWAVNRINQRLFEQLVIAATVVGGLQLLLR from the coding sequence ATGGACACGATGACGCTTTGGCACACAACAGGCTGGGAGTTCGCCGCGCTCGCCTTCGCGGCCCTGCTCGTCGGCTTCTCGAAGACGGCGGTGAGCGGGGCCAACACGGTCAGCCTCGCGATCTTCGCCGCCGTACTCCCCGCCCGCGCCTCCACCGGTGTGCTGCTGCCGATCCTGATCGCCGGGGACGTCCTCGCCGTCCTCACCTACCGACGGCACGCCCACTGGCCCACGCTGTGGCGGCTGTTCCCCGCGGTCGCGGCCGGCGTCGTCTTCGGCACGCTGTTCCTCGTCCGGGCCGACGACGGCATCGTCCGTACCTCGATCGGCGCGATCCTGCTGATGATGGCGGGCGTGACGGTGTGGCGCCGCCGTACGGCCGAGCAGGAGGCGGAGCCGGACTCGGTCACCAGCCGGGCCGGCCGGGTCAAGGCCCGCTCGTACGGCGTCCTCGGCGGCTTCACCACGATGGTCGCCAACGCGGGCGGCCCGGTGATGTCGATGTACCTCCTGTCGGCCGGCTTCCGCAAGCTCGGCTTCCTCGGGACGTCCGCCTTCTTCTTCCTGATCGTCAACGTCTCCAAGGTGCCCTTCAGCGCCGGACTCGGCCTGATCGACGGCTCCTCGCTCCTGCTCGACGCGGCGCTGGTGCTCTTCGTCGTGCCGGGTGCGTTCCTCGGCAAATGGGCGGTGAACCGGATCAACCAGCGGCTGTTCGAGCAGCTGGTGATCGCGGCGACGGTCGTCGGCGGCCTCCAGCTACTGCTGCGCTGA
- a CDS encoding thiolase family protein, translating into MRPVHFAAARRTPIGKLRGALSSVRPDDLAATVIRGLVAEVPALDPARIDDVYWGAANQAGEDNRNVARMAALLAGLPESVPGATVNRLCASGLEAVTSAARTIAAGEADIVLAGGSESMSRAPFVLSRPDEALPHRIETVDTRLGWRLVNPAMKELHGLLSMGETAEEVAERYGIPRERQDDFALRSHQRAAEARKNGHFDDELLPVERPDGVLVDSDECIREDTSYEKLARLKPAFRQGGTVTAGNASPMNDGAAALLLVSEEALNELGLESLGRYVAGGSAGVHPDVMGIGPVPATRKVLARADWTIGDIQEAEFNEAFAAQALACVDELGIEPELVNASGGAIALGHPLGCSGARILTTLLHRMRRTGAERGLATMCVGVGQGSAVLVERH; encoded by the coding sequence GTGCGTCCCGTCCACTTCGCGGCCGCCCGCCGCACCCCCATCGGCAAACTGCGCGGAGCGCTGTCGTCGGTGCGGCCCGACGACCTCGCCGCGACCGTGATCCGGGGCCTCGTCGCCGAGGTGCCCGCACTCGACCCGGCGCGCATCGACGACGTCTACTGGGGCGCCGCCAACCAGGCAGGCGAGGACAACCGCAACGTGGCCCGGATGGCCGCGCTCCTCGCCGGGCTGCCCGAGTCGGTCCCCGGCGCCACGGTCAACCGCCTGTGCGCGTCCGGCCTGGAGGCGGTGACGTCGGCCGCCCGGACCATCGCTGCGGGCGAGGCCGACATCGTGCTCGCCGGCGGCTCCGAGTCGATGAGCCGCGCCCCATTCGTCCTGTCCCGCCCCGACGAGGCGCTGCCCCACCGCATCGAGACCGTCGACACCCGGCTCGGCTGGCGCCTGGTCAACCCGGCGATGAAGGAGCTGCACGGCCTGCTGTCCATGGGCGAGACGGCCGAGGAGGTCGCCGAGCGGTACGGCATCCCGCGCGAACGGCAGGACGACTTCGCGCTGCGCAGCCACCAACGGGCCGCCGAGGCCCGCAAGAACGGCCACTTCGACGACGAACTCCTGCCGGTCGAGCGCCCGGACGGCGTGCTGGTCGACAGCGACGAGTGCATCCGCGAGGACACGTCGTACGAGAAGCTGGCCCGGCTGAAGCCGGCCTTCCGGCAGGGCGGCACGGTCACCGCGGGCAACGCCTCACCGATGAACGACGGCGCGGCAGCACTGCTCCTCGTCAGCGAGGAAGCCCTCAACGAACTCGGCCTGGAGTCCCTGGGCCGCTATGTCGCCGGCGGCTCGGCGGGCGTCCACCCCGACGTGATGGGCATCGGCCCGGTCCCCGCCACCCGCAAGGTTCTGGCCCGCGCCGACTGGACGATCGGCGACATCCAGGAGGCCGAGTTCAACGAGGCGTTCGCGGCGCAGGCCCTCGCGTGCGTCGACGAGCTCGGCATCGAACCCGAGCTGGTCAACGCGAGCGGCGGCGCGATCGCGCTGGGGCATCCGCTGGGCTGCTCGGGTGCGCGGATCCTCACGACGCTGCTGCACCGGATGCGGCGGACGGGGGCCGAGCGGGGGCTGGCGACCATGTGTGTCGGTGTCGGGCAGGGAAGTGCGGTGCTGGTGGAGAGGCACTAG
- a CDS encoding alpha/beta hydrolase, with product MADAREHVLDGSRGPIVVREWPGRDRPRCLALVIHGYGEHAGRYAEVADVLVRHGAAVFGPDHVGHGRSAGERVVIEDFEDVVADVHAVATLARAAYPDVPVVMVGHSMGGLIAARYAQLHGDGLAALVLSGPVIGDWELPRRLLALDEIPDTPISPAALSRDPGVGAAYVADPLVWHGPMKRPTVEAFARMLDTVSKGGDIGGLPLLWLHGADDRLVPLAGSRVGIEELRGGEALHAEHIYPEARHEVFNETNKADVFADLVHFLDAVFAR from the coding sequence ATGGCCGACGCCCGCGAGCACGTACTCGACGGCAGCCGGGGACCGATCGTCGTACGCGAGTGGCCGGGCCGCGACCGGCCCCGCTGCCTCGCCCTCGTGATCCACGGCTACGGCGAGCACGCCGGCCGGTACGCCGAGGTGGCGGACGTCCTGGTCAGGCACGGTGCGGCCGTGTTCGGGCCCGATCACGTCGGGCACGGCAGGTCGGCGGGTGAGCGTGTCGTGATCGAGGACTTCGAGGACGTGGTCGCCGATGTGCACGCGGTCGCCACGCTGGCCCGGGCCGCGTATCCGGATGTGCCGGTCGTCATGGTCGGGCACTCCATGGGCGGTCTGATCGCGGCCCGCTACGCCCAGCTCCACGGGGACGGGCTCGCCGCCCTGGTGCTGTCCGGGCCCGTGATCGGCGACTGGGAGCTGCCCCGCCGGCTGCTCGCCCTCGACGAGATCCCCGACACGCCCATCAGCCCGGCCGCGCTCTCCCGCGATCCCGGGGTGGGCGCGGCGTACGTGGCGGATCCGCTGGTCTGGCACGGCCCGATGAAGCGGCCGACGGTGGAGGCGTTCGCGCGGATGCTGGACACCGTGTCCAAGGGCGGCGACATCGGGGGCCTGCCGCTGCTGTGGCTGCACGGCGCCGACGACCGGCTGGTCCCGCTCGCCGGCAGCCGCGTCGGCATCGAGGAGCTGCGCGGGGGCGAGGCGCTCCATGCCGAGCACATCTATCCGGAAGCCCGGCACGAGGTGTTCAACGAGACGAACAAGGCGGACGTCTTCGCGGACCTGGTCCACTTCCTGGACGCTGTGTTCGCACGCTGA
- a CDS encoding Dps family protein, with protein MTVVKSTLPEPARRVAGEALQSTLVDLLGLSLIGKQVHWSIVGPRFRSIHLQLDEVVSVARSFSDTVAERSAALGLPPDGRPETIAAAYTLPGPKEGWVRDNEVVQLIVDSLGAAIERLRARIDATAEPDPVTQDLLIGITSELEKQRWMFDAENWPRDE; from the coding sequence ATGACTGTCGTCAAGAGCACGCTTCCCGAACCGGCTCGCCGGGTCGCCGGGGAGGCCCTGCAGAGCACTCTCGTCGATCTTCTGGGACTCTCGCTGATCGGTAAGCAGGTGCACTGGAGCATCGTGGGCCCGCGGTTCCGGTCGATCCATCTGCAGCTCGACGAGGTCGTCTCGGTGGCCCGCTCGTTCTCCGACACGGTCGCCGAACGTTCCGCGGCACTCGGCCTGCCGCCCGACGGCCGGCCGGAGACCATCGCCGCGGCCTACACGCTGCCCGGCCCCAAGGAGGGCTGGGTGCGCGACAACGAGGTCGTCCAGCTCATCGTGGACTCCCTGGGGGCGGCCATAGAGCGGCTGCGCGCCCGAATCGACGCGACCGCGGAGCCGGACCCGGTGACGCAGGACCTGTTGATCGGCATCACGAGCGAGCTGGAGAAACAGCGCTGGATGTTCGACGCCGAGAACTGGCCGCGCGACGAGTGA
- a CDS encoding DUF3140 domain-containing protein yields the protein MTDALELDVLWQEFHRVVNMTSQELATWLRVSDADEETEPLPDQAGTPTGQHVLAILQKRRTDLTDDDVQIMYDVVDTVTEEADIENEPEPEQTRRRHQLMTIGHDPLRP from the coding sequence GTGACCGACGCCCTCGAACTCGACGTGCTGTGGCAGGAGTTCCACCGCGTCGTGAACATGACCTCGCAGGAGCTGGCCACCTGGCTGCGGGTCAGTGACGCGGACGAGGAGACCGAGCCGCTGCCGGACCAGGCGGGCACGCCGACCGGGCAGCACGTCCTCGCGATCCTCCAGAAGCGTCGCACGGACCTCACGGACGACGATGTCCAGATCATGTACGACGTCGTGGACACCGTCACCGAAGAGGCGGACATCGAGAATGAGCCCGAGCCCGAACAGACCCGCCGTCGGCATCAGCTGATGACCATCGGACACGACCCGCTGAGGCCATGA
- a CDS encoding endonuclease — protein MSNDKRVVRELVRAHGRTFAEEAGIPLRNTPQPLYRLLVLAHLLSARIRGSIAVDTARALYDAGLRDPRRMAGADWQERVDALGRGGYRRYDERTATQLGEGAELLNDRWGGDLRRLRKEADGDVAELRSLLREFPGMGPAGADIFLREAQRVWPEVAPYLDAKALSGAERLGLPKDPERVAGLAGNTEPAVLAAALVRASLDKEVAEDSLRRAA, from the coding sequence ATGAGCAACGACAAGCGGGTCGTACGGGAACTCGTCCGCGCGCACGGGCGGACGTTCGCCGAGGAGGCCGGCATCCCGCTGCGGAACACCCCGCAGCCGCTGTACCGGCTGCTGGTTCTCGCACACCTGCTCAGCGCCCGCATCCGCGGCTCGATCGCCGTCGACACCGCCCGCGCCCTGTATGACGCGGGGCTGCGCGATCCGCGCCGGATGGCCGGCGCGGACTGGCAGGAGCGGGTCGACGCGCTGGGCCGGGGCGGCTACCGGCGCTACGACGAGCGCACGGCCACCCAACTCGGCGAAGGCGCCGAGCTGTTGAACGACCGGTGGGGCGGCGACCTGCGGCGGCTGCGCAAGGAGGCGGACGGTGATGTCGCCGAACTGCGCAGCCTGCTGCGGGAGTTCCCCGGCATGGGCCCGGCCGGCGCCGACATCTTCCTGCGCGAGGCCCAGCGGGTCTGGCCGGAAGTGGCGCCCTACCTCGACGCCAAGGCGCTCTCGGGCGCCGAGCGGCTCGGTCTGCCCAAGGACCCGGAACGAGTGGCCGGCCTGGCCGGAAACACCGAACCGGCCGTGCTCGCCGCCGCGTTGGTACGGGCCTCGCTCGACAAGGAGGTGGCCGAAGACAGTCTCCGCCGGGCCGCATGA
- a CDS encoding SAM-dependent methyltransferase codes for MTGTESGTESGTQSAVSRIDTSRPHPARVYDWFLGGKDNYPVDEELGRRITAMQGDAPRHARANRRFMQRATRAVVEETGIRQFLDIGSGIPTEPNLHQIAQSVVPDARVVYVDNDPIVLAHAQALLRGTPEGATDYVQADAREPERILEQAASVLDLDRPVALSLIALLHFIADDDGAHRLVDTLVGALAPGSCLVLSAMTADFEPENVRRGIEAYNASGVTLVARSHAEMGRLFKGLELLEPGIVSLSDWRPGAGELGANEIPVSLYGAVGLKP; via the coding sequence GTGACGGGGACCGAATCGGGAACCGAGTCGGGGACCCAGTCGGCCGTATCTCGTATCGACACGAGCAGACCGCACCCGGCCCGGGTGTACGACTGGTTCCTCGGCGGCAAGGACAACTACCCGGTCGACGAGGAGCTCGGGCGCCGGATCACCGCGATGCAGGGCGACGCTCCGCGGCACGCGCGGGCCAACCGCCGGTTCATGCAGCGGGCCACCCGTGCGGTCGTCGAGGAGACGGGAATCCGGCAGTTCCTCGACATCGGCTCCGGCATCCCGACCGAGCCCAACCTGCACCAGATCGCCCAGTCCGTCGTGCCGGACGCACGGGTGGTGTACGTCGACAACGACCCGATCGTGCTCGCTCACGCGCAGGCCCTGCTGCGCGGCACTCCCGAGGGTGCGACCGACTATGTGCAGGCCGACGCGCGCGAGCCGGAGCGGATTCTCGAACAGGCCGCCTCCGTCCTCGACCTCGACCGGCCCGTCGCCCTGTCCCTGATCGCGCTGCTGCACTTCATCGCGGACGACGACGGCGCCCACCGGCTCGTGGACACACTGGTCGGCGCGCTGGCACCGGGCAGCTGTCTGGTGCTGTCGGCGATGACGGCGGACTTCGAACCGGAGAACGTCCGCCGGGGCATCGAGGCCTACAACGCGAGCGGGGTGACGCTCGTGGCGCGTTCGCACGCCGAAATGGGCCGCCTCTTCAAGGGACTTGAGCTGCTGGAGCCGGGGATCGTCTCCCTGTCGGACTGGCGGCCGGGCGCGGGCGAGCTCGGGGCGAACGAAATCCCCGTGTCGCTGTACGGCGCGGTCGGCCTGAAGCCCTGA